The following proteins come from a genomic window of Geminicoccaceae bacterium SCSIO 64248:
- a CDS encoding ABC transporter ATP-binding protein, with product MPEGTPLLEVADLAVDFALPDGVIEAVRGVSFTLHARESLAIIGESGSGKSVTANAILGLIDMPPGVIRRGDIGFDGQSLLRMPARQRRSLYGREIAVVFQDPLTHLNPVYSVGWQVAEVCRIHGMDSRSAWKRSLELLDRVGIPNVKRRSRDYPHQFSGGQRQRVMIAMSMALRPRLLIADEPTTALDVTVQAQILDLIRDIQEETGTGLLLITHDLGVAADIADRVVVMKDGRFVEEGPTSDVLMQPRHPYTRALIKAATSEPRPVREATETILSVESLGLNYGAVAALEDISFELKRGEILCIVGESGSGKSSLASTILQLKAPDTGTIRFRSKDIAQMTAAEQKAYRRAVQAVFQDPFSSLNPRMTIFDIICEPWTIQKGVLPKEKWRVRAIELLESVGLSESALERYPGDFSGGQRQRIAIARALALDSEIIVCDEAVSALDMSVQAQVIKLLARLSEDYGVALIFISHDLNLVRSFADRVLVMRHGRIVEQGRTAKLFAQPATDYTRMLIASSPVLNPSQQAERRNAFRLLTAGSPDPALAIDRSA from the coding sequence CATCGAGGCGGTCCGCGGCGTCTCGTTCACGCTTCATGCGCGCGAGAGCCTGGCGATCATCGGTGAGAGCGGTTCCGGAAAGAGCGTCACGGCGAACGCCATTCTCGGACTGATCGACATGCCGCCGGGCGTGATCCGGCGGGGCGACATCGGCTTCGACGGGCAGAGCCTCCTGCGCATGCCCGCGCGGCAGCGGCGCAGTCTCTACGGCCGCGAGATCGCCGTCGTCTTCCAGGACCCGCTGACCCATCTCAACCCGGTCTACTCGGTCGGCTGGCAGGTCGCCGAGGTGTGCCGGATTCACGGCATGGACAGTCGCTCGGCCTGGAAGCGGAGCCTGGAGCTGCTCGACCGGGTCGGCATCCCGAACGTCAAGCGGCGAAGCCGCGACTACCCTCACCAGTTCTCGGGCGGTCAGCGCCAGCGAGTCATGATCGCGATGAGCATGGCCCTGCGGCCGCGCCTGCTGATCGCCGACGAGCCGACCACCGCGCTGGACGTCACCGTCCAGGCGCAGATCCTGGATCTCATCCGCGACATCCAGGAGGAGACGGGCACGGGTCTCCTGCTGATCACGCACGACCTGGGCGTCGCGGCCGACATCGCCGATCGCGTGGTCGTCATGAAGGACGGCCGGTTCGTCGAGGAAGGGCCCACCTCGGACGTCCTCATGCAGCCCAGGCATCCCTACACCAGGGCCTTGATCAAGGCGGCGACGTCGGAACCGCGCCCTGTCCGCGAGGCGACCGAGACCATCCTGAGCGTGGAGTCGCTCGGGCTGAACTACGGCGCCGTCGCAGCCCTGGAGGACATCAGCTTCGAGCTCAAGCGCGGCGAGATCCTATGCATTGTCGGCGAGTCGGGATCAGGAAAATCCTCGCTCGCCTCGACGATCCTGCAGTTGAAGGCACCCGACACGGGCACGATACGCTTTCGGTCCAAGGACATCGCGCAGATGACGGCCGCGGAACAGAAGGCGTATCGCCGGGCGGTCCAGGCGGTCTTTCAGGACCCCTTCAGCTCGCTCAACCCGCGCATGACGATCTTCGACATCATCTGCGAGCCTTGGACGATCCAGAAGGGCGTTCTTCCAAAGGAGAAGTGGCGGGTCCGCGCGATCGAACTGCTCGAGAGCGTGGGACTGAGCGAGAGCGCGCTCGAACGCTATCCCGGCGACTTTTCCGGCGGCCAGCGTCAACGGATCGCCATCGCCCGCGCCCTGGCCCTCGACTCCGAGATCATCGTCTGCGACGAGGCCGTCTCGGCGCTCGACATGTCGGTGCAGGCGCAGGTGATCAAGCTCCTGGCGCGGCTGAGCGAGGACTACGGCGTCGCCCTGATCTTCATCTCGCACGATCTTAACCTGGTCCGTAGCTTCGCGGACCGCGTCCTGGTCATGCGTCACGGCCGGATCGTCGAGCAGGGCCGCACGGCGAAGCTGTTTGCCCAGCCCGCGACCGACTACACACGCATGCTGATCGCTTCGAGCCCTGTGCTGAATCCGAGCCAGCAGGCCGAGCGCCGCAACGCGTTCCGATTGCTGACGGCAGGAAGTCCGGACCCGGCGCTGGCGATCGACAGGTCCGCCTGA
- a CDS encoding xanthine dehydrogenase family protein molybdopterin-binding subunit, giving the protein MNDSVEAENFAALQFGVGQPVSRMEDPILVRGEGRYTDDISLDGQAYAAFLRSPYAHGVIAELSVEDARAMPGVLAVYTAAELASMNYGLLKCLFEFHNRDGSPMARPLRHALASDKVRFVGDPVAVVIAESVEQARDAVEAIVLEVESLPAVTRVPDAIQPGAPQLYDEVQGNRVVDFHFGEAEKVAEAFAGAAHVTRLEILNNRVVINAMEPRAALAAYDAATGRFTLHAPSQGVFGKRNNLANVMGLEPEQIHLLTGNVGGSFGMKGAVFPEYVCLLHATRELGRPVKWTDQRSDSFVSDHQGRDMEVVAELALDGEGRFLATRFTGYGNMGAYLTQVGPMMTTLNVAKNSIGMYRTPLVEVNTICALTNTVPIGAYRGAGRPEGNYYMERLIDTAAAELGIDRVELRRRNMVTPDQMPWTTPAGTAYDSGDFPGLLARALEAADWEGFEARREASRARGRLRGRGIGCYLEVTAPPSNEMGGIHFEPDGTVTIVTGTLDYGQGHWTPFAQVLHSKLGIPIDRVRLVQGDSDRLIAGGGTGGSKSIMASGAAIMEAGDLVIEKGKQLAGHFLEAGAFDITFEDGRFTVAGTNRGIGLMDLAGRLAEGTDLPPDVPDTLDVDHVFKQAPSAYPNGCHIAEVEIDPETGVVRIESYRMVNDFGTIVNPLLVEGQLHGGVVQGIGQALMEHTVYDADGQLTTGSYMDYQLPRADDLPAVFTFESRPQPTATNPLGAKGCGEAGCAGSLPAVMNAVVDALSDLGVRHIDMPATPRAIWETIAAK; this is encoded by the coding sequence ATGAACGACTCCGTCGAAGCCGAAAACTTCGCTGCGCTCCAGTTCGGGGTCGGTCAGCCCGTGTCCCGCATGGAAGACCCGATCCTCGTCCGGGGCGAGGGCCGGTACACGGACGACATCAGCCTGGACGGCCAGGCCTACGCCGCCTTCCTGCGCAGTCCTTACGCCCACGGCGTCATCGCCGAGCTTTCGGTCGAGGACGCGCGCGCCATGCCGGGCGTGCTCGCGGTCTACACGGCGGCCGAGCTCGCCTCCATGAACTACGGCCTCCTGAAGTGCCTGTTCGAGTTCCACAATCGCGACGGCTCGCCGATGGCGCGGCCGCTTCGCCACGCCCTTGCCTCGGACAAGGTTCGCTTCGTCGGCGACCCGGTGGCGGTGGTGATCGCCGAGTCCGTCGAGCAGGCCCGCGACGCGGTGGAAGCGATCGTTCTGGAGGTCGAGTCGCTGCCGGCCGTCACGCGCGTCCCCGATGCGATCCAGCCCGGCGCTCCGCAACTCTATGACGAGGTGCAGGGCAATCGCGTGGTCGACTTTCACTTCGGCGAGGCCGAGAAGGTCGCCGAGGCGTTCGCCGGGGCGGCCCACGTGACGCGGCTGGAGATCCTGAACAACCGCGTCGTCATCAACGCCATGGAACCGCGGGCCGCGCTGGCCGCTTACGATGCCGCGACCGGACGCTTCACCCTGCACGCGCCCAGCCAGGGCGTGTTCGGCAAGCGCAACAACCTGGCCAACGTCATGGGGCTGGAGCCCGAGCAGATCCATCTGCTCACCGGCAATGTCGGCGGGTCGTTCGGCATGAAGGGCGCGGTGTTCCCGGAATATGTGTGCCTGCTGCACGCCACGCGGGAACTCGGCCGGCCGGTGAAATGGACGGATCAGCGCTCGGACAGCTTCGTCTCCGACCACCAGGGCCGCGACATGGAGGTCGTGGCGGAGCTGGCGCTCGACGGGGAGGGGCGCTTCCTGGCCACGCGCTTCACCGGCTACGGCAACATGGGCGCGTACCTGACCCAGGTCGGTCCGATGATGACCACGCTCAACGTCGCGAAGAATTCGATCGGCATGTACCGCACGCCGCTGGTCGAGGTGAACACGATCTGCGCCCTGACCAACACCGTGCCGATCGGCGCCTATCGCGGCGCGGGCCGGCCGGAAGGCAACTACTACATGGAGCGGCTGATCGACACCGCAGCCGCGGAGCTCGGCATCGACCGCGTCGAGCTGCGCCGCCGCAACATGGTGACGCCGGACCAGATGCCTTGGACGACGCCGGCGGGAACCGCCTATGACAGCGGCGACTTCCCGGGTCTCCTCGCTCGCGCTCTCGAAGCCGCGGACTGGGAGGGGTTCGAAGCCCGCCGCGAGGCGAGCCGCGCGCGGGGCCGGCTGCGCGGCCGTGGCATAGGCTGCTATCTCGAAGTGACGGCGCCGCCTTCCAACGAGATGGGCGGCATCCATTTCGAGCCGGACGGCACCGTCACCATCGTCACCGGCACGCTCGACTACGGCCAGGGCCACTGGACGCCGTTCGCGCAGGTCCTGCACTCGAAGCTCGGCATCCCCATCGACCGTGTCCGCCTCGTCCAAGGGGACAGCGACCGCCTGATCGCGGGCGGCGGCACGGGCGGCTCGAAATCCATCATGGCCAGCGGCGCGGCGATCATGGAGGCGGGCGATCTCGTGATCGAGAAGGGCAAGCAGCTCGCCGGGCATTTCCTGGAGGCGGGCGCCTTCGACATCACGTTCGAGGACGGCCGCTTCACCGTCGCCGGCACGAACCGCGGCATCGGGCTCATGGACCTAGCCGGCCGCCTGGCCGAAGGCACGGACCTGCCGCCGGACGTGCCGGATACGCTCGACGTCGACCACGTCTTCAAGCAGGCGCCGTCCGCCTATCCGAACGGCTGCCACATCGCCGAGGTCGAGATCGATCCGGAGACCGGCGTGGTGCGGATCGAGAGCTACAGGATGGTCAACGATTTCGGCACGATCGTGAACCCGCTCCTGGTCGAAGGCCAGCTGCATGGCGGTGTCGTCCAGGGCATCGGCCAAGCGCTGATGGAGCACACGGTCTACGATGCCGACGGACAGCTCACGACCGGCTCCTACATGGACTACCAGTTGCCGCGTGCCGACGACCTGCCTGCGGTCTTCACCTTCGAGAGCCGGCCCCAGCCGACGGCGACCAACCCTCTCGGCGCGAAGGGCTGCGGCGAAGCGGGCTGCGCGGGCTCGTTGCCGGCCGTCATGAACGCGGTGGTCGACGCGCTTTCCGACCTCGGCGTTCGCCATATCGACATGCCGGCGACGCCCCGCGCGATCTGGGAGACGATCGCGGCCAAGTAG
- a CDS encoding ATP-binding protein translates to MTARLAALWPRTIAMQMVWVTLAAAVLINVLGQISETFISEPIERRLAFGLSDDAPDVVAELVRASVSVEQQQAVLAAATGAGLTVATVAEADMTGGGTDRRWVALLDGETNVVIGARSDLHVFDSLGAVNYTIVGVAVFASLTMSYACLAIVVPLSRFGRVARAFGQSPDGDTLLPETGTREISDVARALNDMRERIRGLIDARTRMLRAISHDLRTPLTRFRLRIERLPANDATPAILRDLDHIDRMIDDTLGYLRDGGTTGAKVFADLPSLVQTVCADFADLGHDVIYEGPQRLRVACYPAPLARALGNLVENGVKFGQTVAVRVRTADDRAVQIDVSDDGPGIPAEKRSHVTEPFFRGDESRRNAVGFGLGLAIVQEIVSNHGGRLALLANQPNGLIARITLDLPSSPAGHPGRPSAGRPEAPA, encoded by the coding sequence ATGACCGCCCGTCTCGCCGCGCTGTGGCCGCGAACGATCGCCATGCAGATGGTCTGGGTGACGCTGGCGGCGGCGGTCCTGATCAACGTCCTCGGTCAGATCAGCGAGACGTTCATTTCCGAACCGATCGAACGACGGCTGGCTTTCGGTCTGTCCGACGACGCTCCCGATGTCGTCGCCGAGCTCGTCCGGGCGTCCGTCTCGGTGGAACAGCAACAGGCCGTGCTGGCCGCGGCGACAGGAGCCGGCCTCACCGTCGCGACGGTCGCGGAGGCGGACATGACGGGAGGCGGCACGGATCGGCGGTGGGTCGCCCTGCTCGACGGCGAGACGAACGTCGTGATCGGGGCGCGGAGCGACCTGCACGTCTTCGATTCGCTGGGTGCCGTAAACTACACCATCGTCGGCGTGGCCGTCTTCGCCTCCCTGACAATGAGCTACGCCTGCCTCGCGATCGTCGTGCCCTTGTCGCGTTTCGGCCGGGTCGCGCGGGCGTTCGGCCAGAGTCCCGACGGCGACACGCTCCTGCCCGAGACCGGCACGCGCGAGATCAGCGACGTTGCACGCGCCTTGAACGACATGCGTGAGCGCATACGCGGCCTGATCGATGCGCGCACCCGGATGCTGCGTGCGATCAGTCACGATCTCCGCACGCCGCTGACGCGGTTCCGCCTGCGCATCGAGCGCCTGCCGGCGAACGACGCCACACCCGCGATCCTGCGTGATCTCGATCATATCGATCGCATGATCGACGACACGCTGGGCTATCTGCGCGATGGCGGGACGACAGGCGCCAAGGTGTTCGCCGACCTTCCGAGCTTGGTGCAGACCGTCTGCGCCGACTTCGCCGATCTCGGCCACGACGTCATCTATGAGGGCCCCCAACGGCTGCGAGTCGCCTGTTACCCGGCCCCGCTGGCACGAGCGCTCGGCAATCTGGTCGAGAACGGCGTCAAGTTCGGACAGACCGTGGCCGTCCGGGTGCGCACGGCGGACGACCGGGCCGTCCAGATCGACGTCAGCGACGACGGCCCGGGGATCCCGGCCGAGAAGCGCTCGCACGTGACCGAACCGTTCTTCCGGGGCGACGAATCGCGCCGCAACGCCGTGGGCTTCGGGCTCGGCCTTGCCATCGTCCAGGAGATCGTCTCGAATCACGGCGGCAGGCTGGCCCTGCTGGCGAACCAGCCGAACGGGCTGATCGCGCGGATCACGCTGGACCTTCCATCCTCGCCCGCGGGACATCCCGGACGACCGTCGGCGGGCCGTCCGGAAGCGCCGGCGTGA
- a CDS encoding response regulator — protein sequence MSAPPGEARILLVEDDPEIASLLCATLADNGFQTTSVASAVDMDRLLEHQAFDLVVLDVMLPGENGLSICRRLRAESRIPILMLTALGESVDRVVGLEIGADDYVAKPFQSRELIARIRALLRRAAYTSPPAPAFGALRFAGWALDPLTRQVTDPDGSLVTLTAAEFDLLLAFCRNPGQVMTREHLLGLTHAGSAGPIQRSVDVHISRIRQKIEPDMRNPTLIKTVRLGGYIFTPRVEVQ from the coding sequence ATGTCCGCACCCCCCGGTGAGGCCCGCATCCTTCTGGTCGAGGACGACCCCGAGATCGCGAGCCTGCTCTGCGCGACGCTCGCCGACAACGGCTTCCAGACGACCTCCGTCGCCTCCGCCGTCGACATGGACCGGTTGCTGGAACATCAGGCCTTCGATCTGGTCGTGCTCGACGTCATGCTGCCGGGCGAGAACGGGCTCAGCATCTGCCGGCGCCTGCGGGCGGAAAGCCGGATCCCGATCCTCATGCTCACGGCCCTTGGCGAGAGCGTCGACCGCGTGGTCGGCCTCGAGATCGGAGCGGACGACTACGTCGCCAAGCCGTTCCAGTCGCGCGAGCTGATCGCCCGCATCCGCGCCCTGCTCAGACGGGCGGCCTACACGTCGCCGCCGGCGCCTGCGTTCGGCGCCCTGCGGTTCGCCGGCTGGGCGCTCGATCCCCTCACGCGCCAGGTCACGGACCCCGACGGCTCGCTCGTCACCCTGACGGCCGCCGAGTTCGACCTGCTCCTGGCGTTCTGCCGCAATCCCGGCCAGGTCATGACGCGCGAGCACCTGCTGGGCCTGACCCATGCCGGGTCGGCGGGACCGATCCAGCGCAGCGTCGACGTCCATATCAGCCGCATCCGCCAGAAGATCGAGCCCGACATGCGCAATCCGACCCTGATCAAGACGGTGCGGCTGGGCGGCTACATCTTCACGCCGCGGGTGGAGGTGCAATGA
- a CDS encoding adenylate/guanylate cyclase domain-containing protein, whose translation MGPEMPITALRGRLPEAGVWLAFGMMAGLAYLPSADDQANATTVVRFAMQGMLVMGLLFVSETVVRARPLADRLAALPFLVGWAARSLIATVVIAFALGVGNALLTHDAVDTLDRPPPLGDLVYAVGAAAVFQIVLLVRAAIGGRVLLNALFGRYRRPLDERRIFLVLDLAGSTGIAARLGAHGMHRLLSCFFADVATVTQRFGGETHAYIGDQAIITWPMTGDGIVDARAIACGRAIFETTTRREARYQAQFGVVPRFRITVHGGAVVAGECGLDRRQIVYYGDAIITAVRLQDVGRASGHAMVVSGDLLDRIVLPKGCFATDLGVHGLRGRPDPLRVAALDATGGHAAAPAALEPAWSSLPPA comes from the coding sequence ATGGGACCCGAAATGCCGATCACGGCCCTGCGTGGCCGCCTGCCCGAAGCGGGTGTCTGGCTGGCTTTCGGCATGATGGCCGGCCTGGCCTACCTGCCGTCCGCCGACGATCAGGCGAACGCGACGACGGTTGTTCGTTTCGCCATGCAGGGCATGCTCGTGATGGGCCTGCTCTTCGTCAGCGAGACGGTCGTGCGCGCGAGGCCGTTGGCCGATCGCCTGGCGGCGCTGCCGTTCCTCGTGGGCTGGGCGGCGCGAAGCCTGATCGCGACCGTCGTCATCGCGTTCGCGCTCGGCGTCGGCAACGCGTTGCTGACCCACGATGCGGTCGACACGCTCGACCGGCCGCCGCCCCTCGGCGATCTCGTTTATGCCGTCGGCGCGGCCGCGGTGTTTCAAATCGTGCTGCTGGTCCGTGCCGCGATCGGCGGACGGGTGTTGCTGAACGCCCTGTTCGGCCGCTACCGACGGCCGCTGGACGAGCGGCGCATCTTTCTCGTTCTCGACCTGGCCGGCTCGACCGGGATCGCCGCACGTCTGGGCGCCCATGGCATGCATCGGCTGCTCTCGTGCTTCTTCGCGGACGTGGCGACGGTCACCCAGCGCTTCGGCGGCGAGACCCACGCCTATATCGGCGACCAGGCGATCATCACCTGGCCAATGACGGGTGACGGCATCGTCGATGCCCGTGCCATCGCCTGCGGGCGGGCGATCTTCGAGACGACGACGCGGCGCGAGGCCCGCTACCAAGCGCAATTCGGCGTCGTGCCCCGTTTCCGCATCACCGTGCACGGGGGTGCGGTCGTCGCCGGCGAATGCGGCCTCGACCGCCGCCAGATCGTCTATTACGGCGACGCCATCATCACCGCCGTCCGCCTGCAGGACGTGGGCAGGGCATCCGGCCACGCAATGGTCGTCTCCGGCGACCTTCTCGACCGGATCGTGCTGCCGAAGGGCTGTTTCGCGACCGATCTCGGCGTCCACGGCCTGCGCGGACGCCCCGATCCCCTGCGGGTCGCCGCGCTCGATGCCACGGGCGGCCACGCCGCCGCGCCGGCGGCGCTGGAACCGGCTTGGTCGTCCCTCCCTCCGGCCTGA
- a CDS encoding MipA/OmpV family protein, with translation MRQTFPVLLAGVLSAGVLAPIPAHAQDDSPDDAWAFVIGAGGGIAPEYEGSEDYDLVPYAMIRVERGPYWAALTGPELKANVLPDETFEFGPLVRYRGERDDVSNDAVDALEDVDAAVEVGGFAAIDHDGWLAEASVVQDVGGGHEGLLAELEAGYRFTVSEAFSLTALASTGYASGGYMSAYFGVDNDDSVRSGLDAYDADAGFKDVGLSLRARYAFSEAWALTGVASYKRLLGDAADSPVVDDEGSENQVTGIVGLSYAF, from the coding sequence GTGCGGCAGACATTCCCCGTTCTTCTCGCCGGCGTTCTGAGCGCCGGCGTTCTTGCGCCGATCCCGGCTCATGCGCAGGACGATTCGCCAGACGACGCATGGGCGTTCGTCATCGGCGCCGGCGGCGGCATCGCGCCGGAATACGAAGGCTCCGAGGACTACGATCTCGTCCCGTACGCGATGATCCGCGTTGAGCGCGGGCCTTACTGGGCCGCCTTGACCGGCCCCGAGCTGAAGGCAAACGTCCTGCCCGACGAGACCTTCGAGTTCGGCCCCCTCGTTCGCTACCGCGGCGAGCGGGACGACGTCTCGAACGACGCGGTCGACGCGCTGGAGGACGTCGACGCCGCCGTCGAGGTCGGCGGCTTCGCCGCGATCGACCACGACGGCTGGCTGGCCGAGGCCTCGGTCGTCCAGGATGTCGGCGGCGGCCACGAGGGGCTGCTGGCGGAACTGGAGGCAGGCTACCGGTTCACCGTCTCGGAGGCGTTCAGCCTCACGGCGCTGGCTTCGACCGGCTATGCCAGCGGCGGCTACATGTCGGCCTATTTCGGCGTCGACAACGACGACTCCGTCCGCAGCGGCCTCGACGCGTACGACGCCGATGCCGGCTTCAAGGATGTCGGCCTCAGCCTGCGCGCGCGCTACGCCTTCAGCGAGGCCTGGGCGTTGACCGGCGTGGCCAGCTACAAGCGCCTGCTCGGCGACGCCGCCGACAGCCCGGTCGTCGACGACGAGGGCAGCGAGAACCAGGTCACGGGCATCGTCGGCCTGTCCTACGCTTTCTAA
- a CDS encoding NAD(P)-dependent oxidoreductase, producing the protein MILVDSALRRREEEGRPIRVGMVGAGFMGSGIALQILTSVPGMRLAAIANRGIDAARACFAQAGVEARTASTTSAIADAVAAGQPVVTDDPLLVARAPGIDIVFEVTGSIEFAAQAVLAAIEAGKHVVHMNAELDGTVGPILKRRADAAGVIYSFSDGDQPGVEMNLYRFVAGIGVTPVLCGNIKGLHDPYRNPETQAAFAARWGQSPAMVASFADGTKISFEQAIVANGTGFRVAKRGMVGPDFSGGDPHAPLVPLEETIASFAPYLDPDGPGLVDYVVGARPGPGVFVIGTIADERQRHYLNLYKLGAGPYYVFYTPYHLCHFEAPSSIARAVVFADTVLAPIGGPRVGVIALAKRDLEPGTVIGDFGGFEVYGVAENIDAIRTQSLLPIGLALGSRVKRAVVKDTPMVLDDVVRPEGRLVDRLYDEQERVFAPDQAKTEVQ; encoded by the coding sequence ATGATTCTGGTCGATAGCGCGCTGCGCCGCCGTGAGGAAGAGGGCCGGCCGATCCGCGTCGGCATGGTCGGCGCGGGCTTCATGGGGAGCGGTATCGCTCTTCAGATCCTGACGTCGGTACCGGGAATGCGCCTTGCGGCGATCGCCAACCGCGGCATCGATGCCGCGCGCGCCTGCTTCGCGCAGGCGGGCGTCGAGGCGCGGACGGCGTCCACGACGTCCGCGATCGCCGACGCCGTGGCGGCCGGGCAGCCGGTCGTCACCGACGATCCGCTGCTCGTCGCGCGCGCGCCGGGGATCGACATCGTCTTCGAGGTGACCGGATCGATCGAGTTCGCGGCGCAGGCCGTGCTCGCCGCGATCGAGGCGGGCAAGCACGTCGTCCACATGAACGCCGAACTCGACGGCACCGTCGGTCCCATCCTCAAGCGCCGGGCCGACGCCGCCGGTGTGATCTACAGCTTCTCCGACGGCGACCAGCCAGGGGTCGAGATGAACCTCTACCGCTTTGTGGCGGGGATCGGCGTCACGCCCGTGCTGTGCGGCAACATCAAGGGGCTGCACGATCCCTATCGCAATCCCGAGACCCAGGCCGCGTTCGCCGCTCGCTGGGGCCAAAGCCCGGCGATGGTCGCATCCTTCGCGGACGGCACCAAGATTTCGTTCGAACAGGCGATCGTCGCGAACGGCACCGGTTTCCGGGTTGCCAAGCGGGGCATGGTCGGGCCCGATTTTTCGGGCGGAGACCCCCATGCCCCTCTGGTCCCGCTCGAAGAGACGATCGCAAGCTTTGCCCCGTATCTCGATCCCGACGGTCCCGGGCTGGTCGACTATGTCGTCGGCGCGAGGCCGGGCCCCGGCGTGTTCGTGATCGGGACGATCGCCGACGAACGGCAACGTCACTATCTCAATCTCTACAAGCTGGGCGCCGGGCCCTATTATGTCTTCTACACGCCCTATCACCTCTGTCATTTCGAGGCGCCGAGTTCGATCGCGCGCGCTGTCGTGTTCGCCGATACGGTGCTGGCGCCGATCGGCGGCCCCCGGGTCGGCGTCATCGCGCTCGCCAAGCGGGATCTGGAGCCCGGGACGGTGATCGGAGACTTCGGCGGCTTCGAGGTCTATGGCGTTGCCGAAAATATCGACGCGATCCGGACACAGTCGCTGCTTCCGATCGGATTGGCGCTGGGATCGCGAGTGAAGCGAGCGGTGGTCAAGGACACGCCGATGGTGCTCGACGATGTGGTGCGTCCCGAGGGCCGGCTGGTCGACCGCCTGTACGACGAACAGGAACGCGTGTTTGCGCCGGACCAGGCCAAGACGGAGGTGCAATGA
- the rfbC gene encoding dTDP-4-dehydrorhamnose 3,5-epimerase: MIFHDTSLVDAKLIDLEPRGDERGFFARTMCLDEFAGHGIAPEFVQQNMSVSAQAGTLRGLHFQRAPHSEDKLIRCVRGAIFDVIVDLRPGSPSFMRHEAFELCDANRRMLWIPQGFAHGFLTLTDACEVTYLVTRRYEAAAEGGLRHDDPRLAIDWPRPASVLSDKDADWPLLDTDRPAFF, encoded by the coding sequence ATGATCTTTCACGACACCAGCCTTGTCGATGCAAAGCTGATCGACCTCGAGCCGCGCGGCGATGAGCGCGGTTTCTTCGCGCGGACGATGTGCCTCGACGAGTTCGCGGGCCATGGCATCGCGCCGGAATTCGTCCAGCAGAACATGTCGGTCTCCGCGCAGGCGGGCACCCTGCGCGGGCTGCATTTTCAACGTGCGCCGCACAGCGAGGACAAGTTGATCCGTTGCGTTCGCGGCGCGATCTTCGACGTGATCGTCGATCTTCGCCCTGGATCGCCCAGTTTCATGCGGCACGAGGCGTTCGAGCTTTGCGATGCGAACCGACGGATGCTGTGGATTCCCCAAGGGTTCGCGCACGGGTTCCTTACGCTGACCGACGCGTGCGAAGTGACCTATCTCGTCACCAGGCGATACGAGGCCGCGGCGGAAGGCGGCCTGCGCCACGACGATCCCAGACTCGCGATCGATTGGCCCCGCCCGGCAAGCGTGCTGTCCGACAAGGACGCCGACTGGCCGTTGCTGGACACGGATCGCCCCGCGTTCTTCTGA
- a CDS encoding glycosyltransferase family 2 protein, with product MPKITVGLVVYNGADYVAQAIRSVLAQTFDDFELIILDNASSDGTEAICRELAATDPRIRYERRPENVGVARNFNGCIERARGQYLQWLCHDDLVAPTFLERTVAVLDERSDVVLAFGQTRLIDEAGEPLRPGPGDNVFIDRQGHRRNGPPPADLATQDSAAARFLDVKKRMIRNFHLFGLHRLDVIRQTMQQQPIYGADMNLVAEVALYGKFHEVPEDLFFKREHAKQSLAIPTAEGRAKWLNPAAQVELFPHLKLLRLDARGILTAPIPLKDKIKLMGWVVRHLGLKQVLLNPRHWRRAYMDQETIY from the coding sequence ATGCCGAAAATCACGGTCGGATTGGTTGTCTACAACGGCGCCGATTACGTCGCGCAGGCCATCCGATCGGTTCTCGCCCAGACCTTCGACGATTTTGAGCTTATCATCCTCGACAACGCGTCCTCCGATGGAACCGAAGCGATCTGCCGGGAACTCGCCGCCACCGATCCCCGCATCCGCTATGAGCGCCGGCCGGAGAACGTCGGCGTGGCCAGGAACTTCAACGGTTGCATCGAGCGCGCGCGCGGACAGTATCTGCAATGGCTTTGCCACGACGACCTCGTCGCGCCGACCTTCCTCGAGCGCACCGTGGCCGTTCTCGACGAACGATCGGACGTCGTGCTCGCGTTCGGCCAGACGCGGTTGATCGATGAGGCGGGCGAGCCGCTACGGCCCGGCCCGGGCGACAACGTTTTCATCGATCGCCAGGGGCATCGGCGTAACGGGCCTCCACCGGCCGACCTCGCCACGCAGGACAGCGCCGCGGCGCGGTTCCTCGACGTCAAGAAACGCATGATCCGCAACTTCCACCTCTTCGGCCTGCATCGGCTCGACGTCATTCGGCAGACGATGCAACAGCAGCCGATCTATGGTGCCGACATGAACCTCGTCGCCGAGGTGGCTCTTTACGGCAAATTCCACGAGGTGCCCGAGGACCTGTTCTTCAAGCGCGAGCATGCCAAGCAATCACTGGCGATTCCGACCGCGGAAGGTCGCGCCAAGTGGCTGAATCCGGCCGCGCAAGTGGAACTGTTTCCGCATTTGAAGCTGCTTCGTCTCGATGCCCGGGGGATCCTGACCGCGCCCATCCCGCTCAAAGACAAGATCAAGCTGATGGGCTGGGTCGTCCGCCACCTGGGCCTGAAGCAGGTGCTGCTGAACCCGAGGCATTGGCGACGGGCCTACATGGATCAGGAAACGATTTATTAA